Proteins encoded together in one Pseudomonas sp. Seg1 window:
- a CDS encoding non-ribosomal peptide synthetase, translating into MNAADAQKLARRFIELPQDKRRLFLAGMAREGIDFAQLPMTACDGIAERDGLSYAQQRMWFLWQLDPHSAAYNLPMAVRLTGDLQAQALEQAFSLLAARHECLRTTFGQEGERAFQRVAEPQPLKLAITDLSAVPEAQRWPLAQQHMMAEATQAFDLENGPLLSLRLLRLAEQEHVLLLTLHHIIADGWSMNILIDEFMRTYDALVARREPSLPALTVHYRDYALWQRSWLEAGERERQLDYWRAQLGDEHPVLELPTDRAYPAQSSHQGARLETVIDAALRQELKSLAQRQGVTLFVVLLAAFKTLLHRYSGQTDIRVGGLIANRTRSETEGLIGFFVNTQILRSEVTAQTRFADLLQNLRQAALGAQVHQELPFDALIEALQPARSQSHNPLFQVMFNHQPLVTDLQHVQLESGLQVGYLTEEQLAGSGRQHAATSDLMLDTREEGEQLFAAFTYATDIFDAATIAAMAGHWRNILASVCRDPQQLISEVALLADVEHAQLIQSTEAEPLFASVQTRFEAQVARTPQAAAVILATEPSPSLSYAELNTRSNRLAHQLRARGVGPDVLVGVALGRSLELAVALLAVLKAGGAYVPLDPQTPAERLRHVLDDSGLKLLLTDRESLASLPALDGVDCLCLEQLADDGQVDNLSVTVEAQNLAYVIYTSGSTGRPKGVAISHGALSEFIDRAIDYSELREGDRVLQFATSSFDGFVEQFFPPLCHGAAVVLRDARLWDSAALHQVILEHGITLADLPAAYWYWLVQEYAANPPSGFAALRQIHVGGEAMAVDGLRLWQQAGLGHVRLLNTYGPTEATVVSTIHDCTALTADAVSWRGIPIGQGLDARRLYVLDDDLNLLPQGAVGELYIGGPGLARGYHRQPMLSAERFIADPFADGQRLYRTGDRARLRADGALEYVGRVDHQVKIRGFRIELGEIESRLQQCPGIREAVVLAVPLSGGLQLVAYVVSDQAVLDSAATQAAFRQQIRAALQADLPDYMVPGHLLLLANLPLTPSGKLDRKALPAPDCAQLQGDYRAPQSDAEQCLAQIWADVLQVSRVGLDDHFFELGGHSLLAAQVIARVKNLQGVVLPLRSLFEKPVLADLAAMLAQLADGATNDDWSDMDQFMNALEGEEV; encoded by the coding sequence ATGAATGCCGCAGACGCACAGAAACTAGCCCGTCGCTTTATCGAACTGCCGCAGGACAAACGCCGTTTGTTTCTCGCCGGCATGGCCCGCGAAGGCATCGATTTTGCGCAGCTTCCCATGACCGCCTGTGACGGCATCGCCGAGCGTGACGGCCTGTCTTATGCCCAGCAGCGGATGTGGTTTCTCTGGCAACTGGACCCGCACAGTGCTGCTTACAACTTGCCGATGGCCGTGCGCCTGACGGGCGATCTGCAAGCGCAGGCGCTGGAGCAGGCATTCAGCCTTTTGGCGGCGCGGCATGAGTGCCTGCGCACCACCTTCGGTCAGGAAGGCGAGCGCGCTTTTCAGCGCGTCGCCGAGCCTCAGCCTCTGAAGCTGGCTATCACCGATCTGAGTGCCGTCCCCGAGGCCCAGCGTTGGCCTCTGGCGCAGCAGCACATGATGGCCGAGGCCACGCAGGCGTTCGACCTGGAAAACGGCCCGCTGCTGAGCCTGCGCCTGTTGCGTCTGGCCGAGCAGGAGCACGTGCTGCTGTTGACCTTGCACCACATCATTGCCGATGGCTGGTCGATGAATATTCTCATCGACGAGTTCATGCGCACCTACGACGCCCTGGTCGCGAGGCGCGAACCATCGTTGCCGGCACTCACCGTGCATTACCGCGATTACGCGCTGTGGCAGCGCAGTTGGCTGGAGGCGGGCGAGCGCGAGCGGCAACTGGATTACTGGCGCGCGCAATTGGGTGACGAACACCCGGTGCTTGAATTGCCGACTGACCGCGCCTATCCGGCGCAATCAAGTCATCAGGGGGCGCGGCTGGAAACGGTCATCGACGCAGCGCTGCGCCAGGAACTGAAAAGCCTCGCCCAGCGTCAGGGCGTAACCCTGTTCGTGGTGCTGTTGGCCGCGTTCAAAACCTTATTGCATCGCTACAGCGGCCAGACCGACATTCGTGTCGGCGGGCTGATCGCCAACCGCACCCGCAGCGAAACCGAAGGCCTGATCGGCTTCTTCGTCAACACGCAAATCCTGCGCAGCGAAGTCACCGCGCAAACGCGTTTTGCCGATCTGTTGCAGAACCTGCGTCAAGCCGCGCTCGGTGCTCAGGTTCATCAGGAGCTGCCGTTCGACGCGTTGATCGAAGCCCTGCAACCGGCGCGCAGCCAAAGCCACAATCCGCTGTTCCAGGTGATGTTCAACCACCAGCCGCTGGTGACCGATTTGCAGCATGTGCAACTGGAATCGGGGTTGCAGGTCGGCTATTTGACTGAAGAGCAACTGGCCGGCAGCGGTCGCCAACATGCCGCTACCAGTGACCTGATGCTCGACACCCGCGAGGAGGGCGAGCAACTGTTCGCTGCCTTCACCTACGCCACCGATATTTTTGACGCCGCGACCATCGCCGCGATGGCCGGACATTGGCGCAACATTCTGGCCTCAGTGTGCCGTGACCCTCAGCAATTGATCAGCGAAGTTGCGCTGCTGGCGGACGTCGAGCACGCGCAGTTGATTCAGAGCACCGAGGCCGAACCGCTATTCGCCAGCGTGCAAACACGCTTCGAAGCACAAGTAGCGCGAACGCCGCAGGCAGCGGCGGTGATCCTCGCGACCGAGCCGTCGCCGTCACTCAGCTACGCCGAGTTGAACACCCGCAGCAATCGTCTGGCCCACCAGTTACGCGCTCGCGGTGTCGGCCCTGACGTGCTGGTCGGTGTGGCGCTGGGGCGCTCGCTGGAACTGGCGGTGGCGCTGCTGGCAGTGCTCAAGGCTGGCGGCGCTTACGTGCCGCTGGATCCGCAAACACCGGCCGAACGTTTGCGCCATGTGCTCGATGACAGTGGCCTGAAACTGCTGCTGACCGATCGCGAGAGCCTCGCCAGCCTGCCGGCTCTCGACGGTGTCGACTGCCTGTGTCTGGAGCAGTTGGCCGATGACGGGCAGGTCGACAATCTTTCGGTGACGGTCGAGGCGCAAAACCTCGCCTACGTGATCTACACCTCAGGCTCGACCGGGCGCCCGAAAGGCGTGGCGATCAGTCACGGCGCGTTGAGCGAGTTCATCGACCGCGCCATCGATTACAGCGAACTGCGTGAAGGCGACCGGGTCCTGCAATTCGCCACCAGCAGTTTCGACGGCTTCGTCGAGCAGTTTTTCCCGCCACTGTGCCACGGCGCTGCTGTCGTGCTGCGTGATGCGCGGTTGTGGGACAGCGCGGCGTTGCATCAGGTCATCCTCGAACACGGCATCACCCTGGCCGACTTGCCCGCCGCTTACTGGTATTGGCTGGTGCAGGAATACGCCGCCAACCCACCGAGCGGTTTCGCTGCGTTGCGGCAGATTCATGTCGGCGGCGAAGCCATGGCGGTGGACGGTTTGCGTCTATGGCAACAGGCCGGGTTGGGCCATGTGCGATTGCTCAATACCTACGGGCCCACCGAGGCCACGGTGGTTTCGACCATTCATGACTGCACGGCACTGACGGCGGACGCCGTGTCGTGGCGCGGCATCCCGATCGGCCAAGGTCTCGACGCGCGTCGTTTGTACGTGCTGGACGATGATTTGAACCTGCTGCCGCAAGGTGCGGTGGGCGAGTTGTATATCGGCGGACCGGGCCTGGCGCGTGGCTATCACCGTCAGCCGATGCTCAGCGCCGAGCGCTTTATCGCTGATCCGTTCGCTGACGGCCAGCGCCTGTACCGTACCGGCGACCGCGCCCGACTACGCGCCGATGGTGCGTTGGAGTACGTCGGTCGGGTCGATCATCAAGTGAAGATTCGCGGCTTCCGTATCGAGCTGGGCGAAATCGAATCGCGCCTGCAACAGTGCCCGGGCATCCGCGAGGCGGTGGTGCTGGCGGTGCCGCTCAGTGGTGGCTTGCAACTGGTGGCCTACGTGGTCAGCGATCAGGCCGTGCTCGACAGCGCGGCGACGCAAGCGGCGTTCCGTCAGCAAATCCGCGCGGCGCTGCAAGCCGATCTGCCGGACTACATGGTGCCGGGCCATCTGCTGTTGCTGGCGAACCTGCCGCTGACGCCGAGCGGCAAACTTGATCGCAAGGCTTTGCCCGCACCGGATTGCGCGCAGTTGCAGGGCGACTATCGCGCCCCGCAATCGGACGCCGAGCAGTGTCTGGCGCAGATCTGGGCGGATGTCCTGCAAGTGTCGCGGGTGGGTCTGGACGATCACTTTTTCGAATTGGGTGGCCACTCGCTGTTGGCCGCGCAAGTCATCGCCCGGGTGAAAAACCTGCAGGGCGTGGTGTTGCCGCTGCGCAGCCTATTCGAGAAACCGGTTCTGGCCGATCTGGCGGCAATGCTTGCGCAACTGGCTGACGGCGCAACGAACGACGACTGGTCCGACATGGATCAGTTCATGAATGCTTTGGAAGGAGAGGAAGTATGA